One genomic window of Amphiura filiformis chromosome 3, Afil_fr2py, whole genome shotgun sequence includes the following:
- the LOC140149105 gene encoding synaptotagmin-1-like: MGSVSSSTSYDVKKNNTASGSGSATATSRNRGDAPGDVSGTDDRVDKLTRLMTSHKKKRRYPGDAFGVDRDDEEFDGQQESMFILKQLYKRMDPAVMKSLGEAKGEVKLSLKYDRRRQMLLVKVVNARDLSAKDLRGKASDPYVRLDLVPDQQSEGAKTTSCKHMTLTPSYNEIFTFSSEPEAIPDTLLRVQIWSQDTMGKDDFMGERIIELGTLDFNEVITSWYQMQQETDLDIKGHLELSLTYRLPETLKITIHSASELVCRDSDKMPHPYVKVVLPGIPKVEQTKIIKGTLHPVWEEEYEYTIPQEELQNRYLVLHVLDKALVGDTEAMGQVYIDLSNLDIHHGYSGSFPLADLKNSDRVRTKWSQTTTVQEFREAMYAHAVYKYPKLIFQKHKGNKVLTVHSRKAGSSAKIRIVNGMPT, from the exons ATGGGTTCAGTTTCATCGAGTACGAGTTATGATGTCAAAAAGAATAACACAGCCAGTGGCAGTGGCAGTGCTACTGCAACTTCAAGAAATAGGGGCGATGCACCTGGTGATGTTTCAGGGACTGATGATAGGGTTGATAAGCTAACACGACTAATGACATCTCACAAGAAAAAACGACGATATCCTGGAGACGCCTTTGGTGTTGACAGAGATGATGAAGAATTTGATGGACAGCAG GAAAGCATGTTTATACTTAAACAACTCTACAAACGAATGGACCCAGCAGTAATGAAAAGTTTAGGAGAGGCCAAGGGGGAAGTCAAATTATCCTTGAAGTATGACAGGAGACGCCAAATGCTGCTGGTTAAAGTTGTCAATGCAAGAGATTTAAGTGCCAAAGATTTGAGAGGGAAAGCTTCTGATCCATATGTTAGG CTTGACCTGGTTCCTGATCAGCAAAGTGAAGGTGCTAAAACAACAAGCTGCAAACATATGACCCTGACTCCATCATACAATGAGATATTTACATTTTCATCGGAACCTGAGGCTATTCCTGACACATTACTTCGAGTTCAGATATGGAGCCAAGATACTATGGGTAAAGATGACTTCATGGGGGAGAGGATCATTGAGTTAGGGACATTGGATTTTAATGAAGTGATTACATCTTGGTATCAAATGCAGCAAGAG ACTGATCTTGACATAAAAGGTCATCTTGAACTCAGTCTGACCTACCGACTTCCAGAAACACTCAAGATTACCATTCATTCAGCCAGTGAGTTAGTGTGTCGTGACTCAGACAAAATGCCTCATCCTTATGTCAAAGTTGTACTGcctggaataccaaaggttgaaCAAACCAAAATCATCAAAGGAACATTGCACCCTGTGTGGGAGGAAGAATATGAGTATACCATTCCACAAGAAGAGCTGCAAAATAG GTACCTTGTGTTACATGTGCTTGATAAGGCATTGGTAGGGGATACAGAAGCTATGGGACAAGTCTATATAGATCTTAGTAATCTAGACATACATCATGGATACAGTGGCTCATTTCCTTTAGCAGACCTG AAAAATTCAGATAGAGTGCGTACAAAATGGTCCCAGACTACCACAGTGCAGGAATTTCGAGAAGCCATGTATGCTCATGCTGTATACAAGTATCCAAAGCTGATATTTCAAAAGCATAAAGGAAACAAG GTTTTGACTGTACACAGCAGAAAGGCAGGGTCTTCTGCTAAGATTCGGATAGTGAATGGTATGCCAACATGA